One genomic segment of Amycolatopsis sp. WQ 127309 includes these proteins:
- a CDS encoding DUF2716 domain-containing protein: MNAAWEAVSRVADEPAWYWVYDKLAFLPSTYAHAWPGFREPAPSRTWDLSPGDLDRGSAEFRLGPYAVDEHQVASIALAAFREVCGPEDWLWALHWQHQSYRVRPHRMTPGARWPVPVFPRADYHLFLAPDFSYGTLGHPWERTLCVFGEPLVSAFERLGEGALGNVLRRDGKPSALAR; encoded by the coding sequence GTGAATGCAGCCTGGGAAGCCGTCTCCCGCGTCGCCGACGAGCCCGCCTGGTACTGGGTGTACGACAAGCTGGCGTTCTTGCCGAGCACCTACGCCCACGCCTGGCCCGGGTTCCGCGAGCCGGCGCCGTCGCGCACGTGGGACCTGTCGCCCGGCGACCTGGACCGCGGGTCGGCGGAGTTCCGCCTCGGCCCGTACGCGGTCGACGAGCACCAGGTCGCGAGCATCGCGCTGGCCGCGTTCCGCGAGGTCTGCGGCCCGGAAGACTGGCTGTGGGCGCTGCACTGGCAGCACCAGTCCTACCGCGTCCGCCCGCACCGGATGACCCCGGGCGCGCGCTGGCCGGTGCCGGTGTTCCCGCGTGCGGACTACCACCTGTTCCTGGCCCCGGACTTCTCCTACGGCACCCTCGGCCACCCGTGGGAGCGCACGCTCTGCGTGTTCGGCGAGCCCCTGGTCTCGGCGTTCGAGCGCCTCGGCGAAGGCGCGCTGGGCAACGTCCTGCGCCGCGACGGGAAGCCGTCCGCGCTGGCCCGCTGA
- a CDS encoding immunity 7 family protein → MFEYHGWVTIQATASGDDDAALLERLVDRVHRAIRDAGDFDLVDLRWSAGMPMLHFGGFDKHGGELAPDLLEMFTRVGELAAGSYGLLHVWDDQDTEHDNDFRVYRMARGQVTEREDPHLTPVAPTVLDVYEL, encoded by the coding sequence GTGTTCGAATACCACGGCTGGGTGACCATCCAGGCGACCGCGAGCGGCGATGACGACGCGGCGCTCCTGGAGCGCCTGGTCGACCGCGTGCACCGCGCCATCCGCGACGCGGGCGACTTCGACCTGGTCGACCTCCGCTGGAGCGCGGGCATGCCGATGCTCCACTTCGGCGGCTTCGACAAACACGGCGGCGAGCTGGCCCCGGACCTCCTGGAGATGTTCACCAGGGTCGGCGAGCTGGCCGCGGGCTCGTACGGCCTCCTCCACGTCTGGGACGACCAGGACACCGAGCACGACAACGACTTCCGCGTCTACCGCATGGCCCGAGGCCAGGTGACGGAGCGCGAAGACCCACACCTGACCCCGGTGGCCCCGACAGTCCTGGACGTCTACGAGCTGTAG
- a CDS encoding YiaA/YiaB family inner membrane protein — protein MTKSGSSAASPTTTAFYAQAALSFGLALAAVTGGIVYLPVNGWVRGFLALGMLYLVTSAFTLAKCVRDRQDETSVVSRVDQARLDKLLAEHDPYKTTV, from the coding sequence ATGACCAAGTCCGGTTCGTCCGCAGCGTCACCCACCACCACCGCGTTCTACGCGCAGGCCGCCCTCTCCTTCGGGCTCGCCCTGGCCGCCGTCACCGGCGGGATCGTGTACCTGCCCGTCAACGGCTGGGTTCGCGGGTTCCTCGCCCTCGGCATGCTCTACCTGGTCACCTCGGCCTTCACCCTCGCCAAGTGCGTGCGGGACAGACAGGACGAGACCTCGGTCGTCTCCCGCGTCGATCAGGCGCGGCTCGACAAGCTGCTCGCCGAGCACGATCCCTACAAGACCACCGTCTAA